Genomic DNA from Solanum pennellii chromosome 3, SPENNV200:
tttcttttccCCTATTTTTCCTTGTTTGGTTGGTAAATGCTTCAGAAATATATTTCCCAAGATCACATTTTCCtcaaaaaactgaaaataacTTCCCTGGCATACCTAGGGATgtcatttttcatgttcaaacCACCAGCATTACACAACCGGATTCTCTGGTGGTACAATCCCGAATTCTTTCCCTCCTCCACCCCAATTTCTCTGATGGAAAAAATCCAGAGAAGGTTTCAAAGTGGAGGGTGACAGGTCTTATTTACATTTTATCATACAGCTATTTGATGCTTTTGATTATATTGTCTTGGTACACTTAACATTAACTCATCTTCCTTATTGttttccatttatttatttatttttagctGTTTGAATTCAAGTccatatttgaaaataaaattccaTAGTTTCTTCTAAAAACGAAATTGaggtttataattattagtgcTCCTCcattatgattttattaatttactttATATAGACAGTTTAAATAGATAACTTATTAATCTCTCGTTAAATTTTTATAgagaaatttttaaagaaaaactaaatagGAACTCTTTTACTCCTTATAACCAAGAGAGTGGAAAGTATCTTCCTCTTCAACGGTCAACCaaacatttgaattattttctggaaaatgatTTCCATTTACCAACCGAACACTGGATATTAAATTAGAGAACCACTTATTTTCCTGAAAAACATTTTCTGTGGGAAAGATTTTCTTTCGTACCAAACATACCCTTTATGAATTACTTTCGCAGCTTTGGACATCCACAGATATTTACCTTCCTGTGTTGCAGGTCTTGAGTGCCAATATTGTAAAGAGTGGCTCAAAAACTTTTGCCGTTTATTGCTTATCTGTTACAGATGTGAACAATCATAGCTGGTCCATCAAAAGAAGGTCTTGATATGTAACCTTTTGCTTTTATAATTATTGTGAATGTCAAAACACCTCCTTATCCCGAATATTATCTCAACATGTCCTATTATCCCGTGTGTAATTTACTTCTGCTGTTGTTTGTGACAGGTTTCGTCATTTTGAGGAGCTACACAGACGTCTTAAGGAGTATCCTGAGTACAATCTTCATTTGCCACCCAAACATTTTCTCTCCACAGGTCTGGATGTTCAAGTCATTCGAGAAAGATGCAAATTTCTTAAAGAATATATGAAGGTGATGCTCTAACACATGGCATCTAGAAATGTTTTCCGACTATTACTTTCTGATCTATAACAGAGTCCTGTTATTTATGAGAGATCTCTTTGATATCACAGTATTGTACTAATGTTCTTACCTCATAATGTTTCTCTTCTCATTGTTGTATATTTATCTTGGTCTTTATTCTTTGATTGTATTTGACTTCCATGTTCCCTGAAAATAATTTCTTCTCTTCCTGAAGTTGATGAATATGACTAGTTATGGTGATATATGATGTCATGGGAAGCTTCAAAAAGCAAGAATATCTTGAAATTGGACCTTAGTTATTCTCTCTAAACTATTTTGTTCACTTTTTCTCCTTGCAGTTAAATTTATTTCCATTTTCCCCTAGGTGTTATctttaattttcatttgattCGGTTTTTCTGGTTTTGTCACAGAAACTGCTGCAGCTCCCAAGTGTTTCCAACTCCATTGAGGTTTGGGACTTCCTCAGTGTTGATTCACAGGTTAAAAGATTATTGATTTTCTATTCTTTTAGCTTTGGATACATTCTTTGAACACAGAGCATTGATCTTGTAAATTGTCGTGCAGACATATAGCTTTTCAAATTCCCTTTCCATAATCGATACATTACCAGGTAAGTAAGTTAGTTCGCATGGCTACAGGCCAGAAGGTTGCATTTCAACTTTTATGTTAATTGTAAATGGTTCTTGTTATTCGCTTTCAGCTAACCTCGATGATACAGTACACAAAGTAAATAAAGAACCTCTGCCCAAGATTGGCCCAAGAACTGATATCATATTCTCCACGGCAGAGCATTATGCAGAAAGGAAGGACCGAGTCTTGATGCATCATCCTGTGGTGGATGAATCAAGATATGGCAAAAAATATGTCACACTGTCCCCTCCAAAAAGACCCACCAAAGGAGCTTTTGAGGATTCAAGTAATGGCTCCGACAATGTACAAACAAATAAAGTTCCAATCCCAGCCACAGGAACGGTGCTAAAATCAGTTGAAACTAATTCACGTGCCTCACATGGATCATCCGATTCCTTTGTTGATTCTCCTGTTGATTCCTCCCTTCCCTTAGAGGTAGCTGCTTCTGACTTGAGTTAGTGAGATTGAAAGATATACCTTTTTTTTATGATGCCTTTTCCTTTGGTTTCTCTAGTAAGAATTACATGTAGTTTAccaatttttttacaaatcaCATGTAGTTTTAGCCTTTTGAGATGTTTTTGAACCTCTTCTTTTGTTTTACTGTAGTGGGTGCCTCCACAGGTAAGTGCACCAGTTCTAGACCTGGTTGATGTCATTTTTCAGCTCCAAGATGGTGGATGGATCAGGTATTATTCTTGTCAAACTATTATGCACTTGGACCTCATTGATTACTCATTTCTGTTATAACTTTTTGGGGTGTCTACCAGGAGAAAGGCATTCTGGGTGGCGAAACAGGTTTTACAATTGGGAATGGGTGATGCATTTGATGACTGGCTCATTGGGAAAATCCAGCGTCTGCGCAGGGGTTCAGTAGTGGCTGCAGGCATTAGACGTATTGAGCAGGCAAGTGCCACAATTTTGTAGTTTTTCCTTCTCAAGCTGATAAGAACAAGTCAACTTGAATTTCTAATCGTTGTGATCTAATCAATTAATACCTTACCAAATACtaatagtttttaattttccaggATTTGCTAAATCAAACAATTTGCTGTTTCCTCCTATTGATATCTTTTGGTTCTTATGTATGTTCTCCGTTTGTTTTGGGTGGGGtggtggtgggggtggggggaNNNNNNNNNNNNNNNNNNNNNNNNNNNNNNNNNNNNNNNNNNNNNNNNNNNNNNNNNNNNNNNNNNNNNNNNNNNNNNNNNNNNNNNNNNNNNNNNNNNNNNNNNNNNNNNNNNNNNNNNNNNNNNNNNNNNNNNNNNNNNNNNNNNNNNNNNNNNNNNNNNNNNNNNNNNNNNNNNNNNNNNNNNNNNNNNNNNNNNNNNNNNNNNNNNNNNNNNNNNNNNNNNNNNNNNNNNNNNNNNNNNNNNNNNNNNNNNNNNNNNNNNNNNNNNNNNNNNNNNNNNNNNNNNNNNNNNNNNNNNNNNNNNNNNNNNNNNNNNNNNNNNNNNNNNNNNNNNNNNNNNNNNNNNNNNNNNNNNNNNNNNNNNNNNNNNNNNNNNNNNNNNNNNNNNNNNNNNNNNNNNNNNNNNNNNNNNNNNNNNNNNNNNNNNNNNNNNNNNNNNNNNNNNNNNNNNNNNNNNNNNNNNNNNNNNNNNNNNNNNNNNNNNNNNNNNNNGTGGGGGTGGGGGGAGGGAGGCTTATTTTGTAAGCTTGCTTTATGAGAAAAAGCTATAGTAGTAAGCATGCCGTGTTCATAAAATATGTGCATTTTATAGATGACAGAGTTGGTGGTGTATGCTTTTTCTTAGAAGCGTGTAAAAGTAGTTTCGGATAACTCATGATACCCGAGATTCTGTGATTAACATTTTATTGATTCTGTATTGGTTGTTCTTATTGATACTGTATTGAGTGTTCTCATTCTTTGTGCTCCATGTAGATTTTATGGCCTGATGGAATATTCATAACAAAGCATCCAAGTCGACAACGTCCTACACCATCTGCCATTCAATCTGTTGGTTCTCCACCAAACCATCCTCCTACTCCATCTGCCAGTCCATCCATTGGTTCTCCACAAAACCAACCTCCCACTCCATCATCATCACCAATGGCAGAGGATATCCGGAAACTGGATGAGATGCAACAGAAGGAAGCTGAACAGCGTGCAAACCTAGTATATGAGCTGATGATTGGTAGGTCACCCAAAAAACATGTCCCATTGGCTATTGACCATTACAACATTCATCATCCATAATAGTTTGCCATTATTTACTCTGATAACCTTTTACAGAAAAAGCGCCTGCTGCTGTTGTCGGACTAGTTGGTCACAAGGAATATGAGCAATGCGCAAAGGATCTTTATTACTTCATCCAGGTAACTTAGTCAGTGCCTTCAGAATCTGCTTTAAATATAACAACCTTTAAAATCTCCATCTTGTTTTACTAATTGAGTCACTGTTTCTTTTACAGTCATCTGTGTGTCTAAAGCTGTTAGTCCTTGATCTTCTTGAGCTGATACTACTGTCCGCTTTCCCGGAGCTGGATGGCGTATTCAACACATTGCATCAAGAGAAGAGGAAGTTTGGAGAGCTCAAAATAGATTAGTGTGCGTGAATTTTGAGATAGCTAGTCCATCTTTagagaaaattatatcaaaaaaaaaaaaatttagaagtttTTTCTTTAGCCGTGTCCCTCCTGGGAACTGATTTCTGCATAGATTTTTCTTTCCCTTTGGCACTCCCCGGGAATTGATTTTTCCCATTCATGTCTTGTACGCTAGTTGTTAACTGGCGtggaaaattttgttttgtgggaaaaaatattttagaaacacAAAACTGTTAAAAGTTGAGTTGGAATCATTTTCCTTGAGGAGATgtaaaatttagatttttttgggGGGAAGATTGTAAACTATATTTTGATCAATACCTTGTAAATATCAGTATAGTGACATACATACATTCTTCAGCAACATAGTATTTTCTGCCATACAATCAGAGTGTCATAGTTTATTGCGAAGTTCCCTTGATAGAAAATCAAAGGTATGCGCAACTCAAGCTAGACCATGGTATGAGATTAAGATATGAGGGTATGGAAGTCTACAATTACGATAGAAGATAAATAGGCAACCTCCCCAAACTCTACTACCATGTGAGATTTCACTGGTACGTTGTAGAAATTGAATGGTTTCATGTTTAGTATTTCTTATTCTTGGCCATTAACACTCATTCATACTCGAAGATTATATCAAACAGGGTAGACTCAGAGTAACCTAACAATTGAAAAACATTGTGAATGACTGGATTGAAGGCCGAAAGGTATAAATTCAGCAAGCGTTTGGGTTACATTTGGATTGCAAttgtaaaacaaaaattaaagtttgaaAAGAGTATTTGAAAGTCCCTTGTATTTTTGCATGAAGTCCATTTCATGATGGAAAATTAGTGCGGACCACTACTGTTTCAATTGAAATACTTAAATCAGTTATTGAAAACCTATCACCTTAGACTACCTCAGATAGCAAGTCATCTGAGGCATGGTAACGGTGAGCTATGTGGAGTTTTTGGTTGGAAACACGTTATACCAAGGTAAATTGTACTCCATTTcatattgattaaatttatgatgtatttttcatttttcaaaattagtttTAGAGTGTTCTTTCAATTTAACCTTTCATTTGGACTTTCAATGTAATGACTTCAacaaatttgacaataattaataagacTCATCAATGAAAAACTATATACAATTTATGTCTTCATTTCCTTTTCTATAAAAGGGATATGAAAGAcctcaaaaattcaattaatatgaaatggaCGGAATAATAGATTAGCCATCCCACCACGTATATGAAATAACTTATCTGAACAATAGGATAAGTTATGCAACCAAACAAGACATGAAATTTTATCCTAGAGAAtattatccttcacaccaaacGACCTTAAATAGTACTATTTATGGGTACTTTTCAACTTATATAggtccataaaaaaaaaattctaactataatatgaatatttaacaACCAAACAACAATAGATACAAGAGTGATGTACCAATTAACTTGACAAATGCTAAAATTGGACAAAACCCAATGGGGGATCATGCTAAAAATGCACGTAGCTACATAGGTGAGAATGAGACTGAAAGAGGAGGAGATGCACAAATTCTGCCTAGCAGGGCTTGTACTAACTCTGCTTTCAAAACATAGGCAGATGGAAGAAATCAGCAGGGTTATTATCTCCACACATGCATTTCCCTAGCAAACATTAAGATACATGGCTTCACAAGCACGAACAAAAGGGTATTGACACGCTGAGTGAAAAATAACATCTCCAATGAAATCCTTAAACAATAGGGATGAATGGTTTCCATCATAACAAGCTGTTCTAAGGATAAAGGCTGGAATAGATGCACGGACAAAAACATCAAAGCAACGAGCAATAAAAAGCATATACGAGCTCAAAAACTCAGATTCAGCAACAAAAAATAGAAAGCAGCCTATAAATAAAACCAAAATTCTGTATCAGAATGTCAATTTCAACACCacatttcaaaaattcaagtaCTTCTAATTTAGACTGGacatcaacaacaaaaataagctTTCCCAAATTTCCTTGCTCTCTAATACTTGAAGATACTTTCAAAATGAAGCTACCATTAAAAAAGTACCCTCCTCAATTACTCCCTCTTCAGGCAGAAGCTGCTGTTCCCTTCTTCCTTGGCGCTGCTTCAGTCCCTGAACATATATTTTGCAATTTGAAGTTCATTAACATAGACAATTCACAAACTATTAAGACACTGACATGGAAAATCAACAAATCCGATACACGAAACATTCGGAGAATACATTTTCCATAGCTTAATTAGCAAAGACTACACAAACTTAATTCTAAAACTCAATTACAAAAATAGACACAGGGAACATACTTCTTGCTCAATTAGCACAGACTACACAAACTATTTCTACttcaattacaaaaataacTCAACTAGCGTAGTGGATTTGACAATGTGGATCACTGTTTAATCAGAAACTCTAAAGATCATAAATACGACGTGTACCTTCTCTGAAATTGGTCTTGAATCTGCGAGGGACGTTGCGGAGGTACCTCATGCGGCCGGTACCAGTTGTCTTTCTGCGGATTGCCTTCACACTCCAGTTGTCTGGAAACAATTTCATTCACCATAACAGTATATTATATATCTGGACTAAGTAGAAAGCTTTCATGGCGTCAAATACAATACAAATTATACAGTAAGACAAAGCAATTTACATGATCTTTTCCTAGCAGCAGGATAAGCACAAGCAGAACATCGACTCTTCTGGAGATGGAAACTGCGGCGACCGCACCTCACACACAGTGTGTGGGTCTTGTTCCTCCTCTTACCAAAGCTTCCTGTTCCCTTGCCctacaataattaacaatacAAAATTCACATTGGTTAGCACATCAACACCTCTTACAGACATAAAACGTGGGGGAAGATAGAGTAATGGAGTTACACTTACCATGGCTGTGCAGTTGCAGAAACCCTAGCGTCTACCTCAAATAGATGAGATTCGGCGATAATAACAGAGTTTATACGTCGTGGTTGAAAAGGGCTTTAGGGTTCTTAAAATGGGCCAATTATGTTTTGGGCGTAATATCTTACCGAGCCCATTTATTATATTAGTTGGCCCGGGAAACGTATAGTAAGAATAATGAGatcaactttttaatttttttttttatagaagcGTTTAAcgaataagtaaaaaaaaattgtgaattaaaAATTGCACTAATTTGGACATTCTTAAAATCTTAGTATCTCAACCAATTCGATTCCTACCTTGTAATTTTTAGAcacgaaaaaaagaaaaaaaataaattattttaatgctCACATGCAATTGAGTGTTAAAAAATAACTCTCATACCATGTGAGcgcaaaatattatattaatggCGCTTCAAAAAGAGATAGTAGGACCACTACAAAGTACCAACTCAAAACATGGAATTGGAAAAGGAGAAAGATGATTAATTGATGTGGTTCCGTATagagtattccttgaaatttatgatttctaaatttattctttattactattattttttaaaacatataataaatattaattccAAGCAGGATATAGCTAAAGTAAACGCTATCAACACTGCAATTCAACTTGTTAGGTGTAGTATAGAGAAACATGTGATTAAGCAAAtctatttcatcatttcttcgAGTTTGCATTAGCTAGGCTTTTGGTTACCCATCTGATCTAATACTGCATATTGAGAGCTTACTGTTCagtagtgtatatatataaatatacagtATTAAGAGCAGCAGCAATAACAACATACCGGGTGTATTCCCGCCACTGAGTGAGGTTTGAAGAGTATAAAGTGTACGTAGACCTTACCTCTACCTCAAAGCCTATAAACTATAAGAACATTGAGGGAAAATGTACAAGAGCGAGCAGATTATAGGAATTTATTGTTGAGGTGGACACTGCCTATAGTAGCATGTTGAAGAATTCAAGTGTTAAAACCGTAGGAAAGTGACTGATGTAATGAGCCCTCATCTCCTCACCCATTTCAATAATCTCTTCTGTTTATGCCCCTTATCCTCTTCAACCAACAATGTACCAATCTTTAATGATTTGGGGACCAAAACCAGCTCTTAGATTAGTGGCTAATTAAAGCTTTTCTCATTATTACTTGAGGTCCCATTAACATAAAATTAGGTATATTTTAGCCATATGTACTAATCACATCAAATATCAGCCCAACTCACTCTTCAACATTCTCTTAACTGTGATCATTGTTGAAATTCCATTCCCTAATTGCGTTGCTTAATTATTCATAAGAACGTTACTCCCTCTATTTTAGTTTACTTGGCTTCATTACATACTAACTATATAACGTAGTGGTaacaaaatttagaatttacaaaacatcattaataaaattagtttaGGAAAATATATATCTAGTTAAAGTTTATTCGAGGTGTGTCAAGTCAACCAGAACAAAGTAATATGATAAAGTAGTGAGTACTCAACTTCAGCCTAAGCTTTAAATATCCTCCTTCTGCTAGGTGGTGGATAGAACTACCAATTCTGCCCTCAGAACCTTTTGAAACTACAGTTAgcttttttacttttctattgtttatACCCTCCTTAAAAATATTATGCACAGAGGGTAGGGTCagaataatgaatataatggaaAGGGAAAAATATATCTGGAGAAATAACTAATGCAAAGAAGTGTCCCTTGtatttcattcaattttttgCTTTTTGTCTTCAACCAAAAAGGAGCAAATCAGCCCTGTCTGTCCCTATATGaaacttcttgaaattataACTTCAAAGGAGCCAAGCTAATAGCAGTATCTTTTGCTGCACAGATAGAAAAATCAGATGGAGTCGTCGTACAAGAAGATAGAGCCACAAATGCTGCTCAAGAAAACTATCCAAAAGACTAAGAATTTCCTCTACAGAACTCCTCATAATCTCAAGTCATTTCTATTTGGAGGTCACCACAAGCTACCTAAAACTACTTGTCACTTCAATCCCTTTTTGTCAGTGAGCAAACGATTCTCAAGCAGCAAAAGAATCCCAAAGACTAATGTTAAGGAGTTGGATGACTTGTATAGGGACTACTATCAACAATGGCATCAACCTGATCACAATGAGATTCAGGAGAGAAAGATGACTTCAAAAAATGCTAGGAAATTTCAAGGTATGGCTGAAGGAGATTACAACGAAAACCAAAGGGAACTTGCAGTGCGGTTTGGTATGGAAGACATAGAAAGTGAAAGGAGAAAGGAAGATGAGAAAAAAGGGCGAGAAGTCTTAACACGAAGCACAAGTAAAGGGAGTCTCACTTTACTGAAGAAGATGGAGGAATTGGAAATGGTGGAAGGAGAAGATATGGATCACGTGCTAGATATAGAAGAAGTGCTTCAATGCTACACTCTGCTAAACAGCCCagtttatgttgacattgttGACAGATTCTTCATGGACATGTACACTGAGTTCTCGATTCGAAAACCATCAGGTAGTGTCAACAGTTCAATGCGAAGACTTGGTCCTCTCAAGCTCTAGAAACAAACAAGTATGGTTTGTGTGTACCTCTAAGATTGTGAGTAGTGGTGCAATTCCCATCTCTTTTACTTCTGTTCCTGTTTGCTCATTGTTTTTCAgttaatatcaattaaaaagATCAAGGATTGTGTGTATTTCTTTACTATTTTGGTTGTGTAATACTGAGATTCAGAGTATAATCTACTCAGTAGATATATATTTTGGCTGGATTGTGATTACTTTAAGAGTCAACCTGACCAACTGTTTAAGAGTATCATAAGAGAAATAATTCTACTAGATTTATGTCTTTTAGCCTATTTCTTACAAACAAAACCAGAACACTTGTACTACCAAGCATAATgatatcacaaaatttcaagaaatgaGGAAGTGGAGCTAAGGAACCAAAATAGCAATAGGCTAAGCAAGTGACCAAACCATTGAGCTTTTATCAGGAAACTTTCCGGCAATCTCTGCGGATCTGTCCCATTGGTGCAGTCAGGACTCCCAAGTTGGAAAGCTTCATCAT
This window encodes:
- the LOC107012407 gene encoding 60S ribosomal protein L37-3, with the protein product MGKGTGSFGKRRNKTHTLCVRCGRRSFHLQKSRCSACAYPAARKRSYNWSVKAIRRKTTGTGRMRYLRNVPRRFKTNFREGTEAAPRKKGTAASA
- the LOC107012285 gene encoding uncharacterized protein LOC107012285, with the translated sequence MESSYKKIEPQMLLKKTIQKTKNFLYRTPHNLKSFLFGGHHKLPKTTCHFNPFLSVSKRFSSSKRIPKTNVKELDDLYRDYYQQWHQPDHNEIQERKMTSKNARKFQGMAEGDYNENQRELAVRFGMEDIESERRKEDEKKGREVLTRSTSKGSLTLLKKMEELEMVEGEDMDHVLDIEEVLQCYTLLNSPVYVDIVDRFFMDMYTEFSIRKPSGSVNSSMRRLGPLKL